A genomic segment from Oncorhynchus gorbuscha isolate QuinsamMale2020 ecotype Even-year unplaced genomic scaffold, OgorEven_v1.0 Un_scaffold_1603, whole genome shotgun sequence encodes:
- the LOC124023351 gene encoding transcription initiation factor IIA subunit 2, which translates to MAYQLYRNTTLGNSLQESLDELIQTQQITPQLALQVLLQFDKAINTALANRVRNRVNFKGSLNTYRFCDNVWTFVLNDVEFREVTDLVKVDKVKIVACDGKNTGNAAE; encoded by the exons ATGGCATACCAGCTCTACAGAAATACGACGCTAGGAAACAGTCTGCAAGAGAGTCTTGACGAGCTAATTCAG ACCCAACAGATCACTCCTCAGTTGGCGCTTCAGGTTCTCCTCCAGTTTGACAAAGCCATCAACACGGCGCTGGCCAACCGGGTTCGCAACAGGGTCAACTTCAAG GGGTCACTAAACACCTATAGATTCTGTGACAACGTGTGGACCTTCGTTCTGAATGACGTGGAGTTTAGGGAAGTGACAGATCTGGTCAAGGTGGACAAAGTCAAGATCGTCGCCTGCGATGGGAAAA ACACGGGCAATGCTGCAGAGTGA